Proteins from a genomic interval of Arachis hypogaea cultivar Tifrunner chromosome 10, arahy.Tifrunner.gnm2.J5K5, whole genome shotgun sequence:
- the LOC112714998 gene encoding dirigent protein 16-like, with the protein MLIRSLFTASMAMLITIAQWEVIDVSAIDPIAATGKEAMIELYMHDIQGGSSLTARPVTGLLGNIYSGQVPFAMPIGFNIPQGQTAVPNANGALPTVNGVFGIPLGTGLAGTSFAGDSGNNNNQNNAQLQLGPDGLGLGFGTITVIDDVLTAQPELGSQIVGKAQGVYVASSADGSRQMMTFTALFEGGEYGDSLNFYGLYKIGSAMSQLSVIGGTRKFKNASGFAELRALIPPGQVSTDGAETLLRITVHLNY; encoded by the coding sequence ATGTTGATAAGATCATTATTTACAGCTTCAATGGCAATGTTAATTACCATTGCTCAATGGGAAGTGATTGATGTATCCGCAATTGACCCGATTGCAGCCACAGGAAAAGAAGCAATGATTGAGTTGTACATGCATGACATTCAAGGAGGAAGCAGCCTAACAGCTAGGCCGGTTACCGGCTTGCTGGGCAACATTTACAGCGGGCAAGTGCCTTTTGCGATGCCAATAGGATTCAACATCCCGCAAGGTCAGACTGCTGTCCCTAATGCCAATGGTGCTCTTCCAACTGTCAACGGAGTATTCGGGATCCCACTTGGAACCGGCTTGGCTGGTACGAGCTTTGCAGGAGACTCAGGCAACAATAACAACCAGAATAATGCCCAGTTGCAGTTAGGACCTGATGGTTTGGGACTTGGTTTCGGCACAATCACTGTAATTGATGATGTTTTAACGGCTCAACCAGAGCTGGGGTCACAAATAGTTGGGAAAGCTCAAGGAGTGTACGTGGCGAGTTCGGCAGATGGGAGTAGACAGATGATGACATTTACCGCCTTGTTCGAAGGAGGGGAGTATGGAGACAGCCTTAACTTCTATGGCCTGTACAAGATAGGGAGCGCCATGTCGCAGTTATCAGTGATCGGGGGCACAAGGAAGTTCAAGAACGCAAGCGGTTTTGCAGAGCTCAGAGCTCTTATCCCCCCAGGACAGGTTTCCACTGATGGAGCAGAGACATTGCTAAGGATCACTGTCCATTTGAACTACTAA
- the LOC112717251 gene encoding zinc finger BED domain-containing protein RICESLEEPER 2-like codes for MDISASLFRLTKGLLFVHFLLHLAVLAADVPTSNEVPNERTPEVGGENVESVVRSLTDSGALTKPPPHPRSKKRKVGMTNVGATLGATPTNLAPSNVDTDEEDGKDEANEGNRKPSRPRSWTWDHFAKDPKSKPSHPRAKYNWCGASYACDSHRNGTTNMRYHLLNQCKKFPRDSGDPSQTILTFQQKKDGEGVFTAVTFDAEMCRKALARMIIVDELLFKFVEGEGFRFYMSIVQPRFPLPGRITVAKDCWNLYISEKNRLKTVFKQPNQSVCLTTDCWTSVQNLNYMCLTAYYIDHDWKLQKRIINFCLIKNHKRETIGRKIERCLLGWGISRVFTITVDNASSNDTAISYLRTRMEDWNLHPLKGEHLHLRCCAHILNLVVNDGLKDMHESISKIRNAIRYVRASPSRMNRFKNFIKEARIQDKCTVQLDVPTRWNFTYTMLKSGLKFQKAFKRLGERDTEYALMQGGMPRNIDWDNAKHFMEFLKIFHDVTKSVSGSLLVTSSQYFHEFCKILRVFNASCGSRDPLLGSMAERMKLKYDKYWGNIKNINMMIFVAVVLDPRYKLKFVNFSFEKLYDKDDTDFLGAKVKETFSKMFDCYVSANNGGRLFTSAIMDGASDVGVPDGDIAVS; via the exons ATGGATATCTCTGCATCTCTGTTCCGTCTTACCAAAGGTCTACTTTTTGTTCACTTTCTGCTTCATCTAGCAGTACTAGCTGCTGATGTT CCAACAAGCAATGAGGTGCCCAATGAACGGACGCCTGAAGTTGGGGGTGAAAATGTTGAGTCCGTGGTACGTTCCTTAACGGACAGCGGCGCGCTTACCAAACCCCCGCCCCATCCTAGATCAAAGAAGAGGAAGGTTGGTATGACTAATGTGGGTGCAACTTTGGGAGCAACTCCTACAAATCTAGCTCCAAGTAATGTGGACACTGATGAAGAGGATGGCAAGGATGAAGCCAATGAAGGTAACAGAAAACCTTCTAGACCTAGATCTTGGACTTGGGATCACTTTGCAAAGGATCCTAAGTCCAAGCCATCACATCCTAGGGCTAAATATAATTGGTGTGGTGCATCATATGCATGTGACTCTCATAGAAATGGTACAACTAATATGCGTTATCATTTGTTGAATCAATGTAAAAAATTTCCTAGGGACTCGGGTGACCCTAGTCAAACAATCCTTACCTTCCAACAAAAAAAAGATGGTGAAGGGGTATTTACTGCAGTTACTTTTGATGCTGAAATGTGTAGAAAAGCCCTTGCTCGAATGATAATTGTTGATGAGCTACTGTTCAAGTTTGTTGAGGGGGAGGGATTCAGATTCTATATGAGTATAGTGCAACCTAGATTTCCACTTCCAGGAAGGATTACTGTTGCTAAGGATTGTTGGAATCTTTATATTAGTGAGAAGAATAGGTTGAAAACTGTGTTCAAACAACCGAATCAATCTGTTTGTTTAACTACTGATTGTTGGACTTCTGTGCAAAATCTGAATTATATGTGTCTCACTGCTTATTACATTGATCATGATTGGAAATTGCAAAAGAGGATTATCAATTTTTGTCTTATTAAAAACCACAAGAGAGAAACAATTGGTAGAAAAATTGAGAGATGTCTTTTGGGGTGGGGGATATCTAGAGTGTTCACAATTACTGTTGATAATGCTAGTTCTAATGATACTGCAATATCTTATCTAAGAACTAGAATGGAGGATTGGAATTTACATCCTTTGAAAGGAGAACATTTGCATCTTAGGTGTTGTGCACATATTCTTAATCTTGTTGTTAATGATGGATTGAAAGATATGCATGAATCTATTAGTAAGATAAGAAATGCTATTAGATATGTGCGTGCTTCCCCTAGTCGCAtgaataggttcaaaaatttcataaaggaAGCTAGGATACAAGACAAGTGTACTGTTCAACTCGATGTTCCCACTAGATGGAACTTTACATACACTATGCTTAAAAGTGGTCTGAAGTTTCAAAAGGCGTTCAAGAGGCTAGGGGAGAGAGATACAGAATATGCTCTAATGCAAGGTGGTATGCCGAGGAATATTGATTGGGACAATGCAAAACACTTTAtggaattcttgaaaatttttcatgaTGTTACAAAGAGTGTGTCTGGTAGTTTGCTTGTgacttcttctcaatattttcatgagttttgtAAGATTTTGCGAGTGTTCAACGCTTCTTGTGGTAGTCGAGATCCATTACTTGGGAGTATGGCTGAGAGGATGAAGCTTAAGTATGACAAGTACTGGGgtaacataaaaaatatcaatatgatgatttttgttgCTGTGGTTCTTGATCCTAGATACAAGTTGAAGTTTGTGAACTTTAGCTTTGAAAAGCTATATGATAAGGATGATACTGATTTTTTGGGTGCAAAAGTGAAAGAGACCTTCTCCAAGATGTTTGATTGCTATGTGAGTGCAAATAATGGGGGTAGATTATTTACTTCAGCAATAATGGATGGTGCATCAGATGTGGGAGTACCTGATGGCGACATAGCTG TCTCGTGA
- the LOC112714999 gene encoding clp protease adapter protein ClpF, chloroplastic has protein sequence MVQIVTMSTLANCGKSMKYGFFSPSLMKPFKPFRRSQMASVNGRYCVWNHCVQSLFLVGYPCYVLRYRDFKAEAGWLFGRGEQGLDASSEHSESANEDILLFFFQLDLATRVQYALNMEEYDIAKQLRNKLTEVEAEVINQQLSKRGLSSKSEAQDKALSIITLRSNLQKAIENEDYALAAELRNEISKLEAESLAVSAKALAYKNMQFAFRLGQKVRHKVFGYRAVIVGMDPVCYESTSWMENAQVKKLSRGSAQPFYQVLVDVRADPNILVAYVAEDNLVIPDQPDMERFDHPYISFLFYGMDAAGDFIPIKQLREKYNRPRHEVPNDED, from the exons ATGGTGCAAATTGTGACAATGAGCACTTTGGCAAATTGTGGAAAGAGCATGAAATATGGTTTTTTCTCCCCATCTTTGATGAAACCTTTTAAGCCATTTAGGAGATCCCAAATGGCCTCTGTCAATGGAAGATACTGTGTTTGGAATCATTGTGTTCAGAGTTTGTTCTTAGTTGGGTACCCTTGTTATGTGTTGAGGTATCGTGATTTTAAGGCCGAAGCTGGGTGGTTATTTGGAAGGGGTGAGCAAGGGTTGGATGCAAGTTCTGAGCACAGTGAGAGTGCTAATGAGGATATATTGTTGTTCTTCTTTCAGCTAGACTTAGCCACAAGAGTTCAG TATGCTTTAAACATGGAGGAATATGACATTGCGAAGCAGTTGAGGAACAAACTTACTGAG GTTGAAGCAGAGGTCATCAATCAACAACTGTCAAAAAGGGGACTCTCATCGAAAAGTGAAGCTCAAGATAAAGCTTTGAGTATTATAACTCTTCG TTCTAATCTCCAGAAAGCTATTGAGAATGAAGATTATGCCTTGGCTGCTGAATTACGCAATGAGATTTCGAAACTTGAGGCTGAGTCTCTAGCTGTGTCAGCTAAAGCTTTAGcatataaaaatatgcaatttgcATTTCGGTTGGGGCAAAAAGTGAGGCATAAAGTTTTTG GCTATAGAGCTGTGATCGTTGGAATGGATCCAGTATGTTATGAATCAACTTCATGGATGGAAAATGCCCAGGTTAAGAAGTTATCTCGTGGTTCGGCTCAACCATTTTATCAG GTACTTGTCGACGTGCGTGCTGATCCTAACATATTGGTAGCATATG TCGCAGAGGATAATCTTGTAATCCCTGATCAACCAGACATG GAAAGGTTTGATCATCCGTACATCTCTTTCCTCTTTTATGGAATGGATGCTGCTGGAGATTTCATCCCGATCAAGCAACTGAGAGAGAAGTACAATAGACCGCGGCACGAAGTCCCAAATGATGAAGATTGA